From the Clupea harengus chromosome 15, Ch_v2.0.2, whole genome shotgun sequence genome, one window contains:
- the LOC105897773 gene encoding eukaryotic translation initiation factor 5-like, translated as MSVNVNRSVSDQFYRYKMPRLIAKVEGKGNGIKTVIVNMVDVAKALNRPPTYPTKFFGCELGAQTQFDSKNDRYIVNGSHEANKLQDMLDGFIRKFVLCPECDNPETDLHINAKKQTIGNSCKACGYRGMLDTRHKLCTFILKNPPENESVYVKKEKKSRKKDKENGSGSGEAGNRDDIDAPDAVDGDDDDEDWAEETTEEAQRRRMEEISEHAKNLTLSEDLEKTLEERVNIFYNFVKQKKEEGAIDSADKEILAEAERLDVKAMGPLILSELLFDENIRDQIKKYKRHFLRFCHNNKKAQKYLLGGFECLVKLFQTQLLPRVPVILKDLYDADLLEEDVILAWAEKVSKKYVSKELAKEIHGKAEPFIKWLKEAEEESEGSEEEEEEDEDNVEVVYSSSARELKMETVTPVKADKEEEDIDIDAI; from the exons ATGTCTGTCAACGTCAACCGCAGCGTGTCAGACCAGTTCTACCGCTACAAGATGCCCCGTCTGATAGCAAAG GTGGAAGGCAAAGGTAACGGGATAAAGACTGTCATAGTCAACATGGTTGATGTCGCCAAGGCTTTGAACAGGCCCCCAACGT ATCCGACCAAGTTTTTTGGTTGTGAGTTGGGGGCTCAGACCCAGTTTGATTCTAAGAATGACCGTTACATTGTCAATGGATCCCACGAGGCCAACAAGCTGCAAGACATGCTGGATGGATTTATCCGGAAATTTGTGCTGTGTCCAGAGTGTGATAATCCGGAAACAGATCTG CACATCAATGCTAAGAAGCAAACCATTGGGAACTCCTGCAAGGCCTGTGGCTACCGGGGCATGCTGGATACACGACACAAGCTCTGCACCTTCATTCTGAAGAATCCACCAG AgaatgaaagtgtgtatgtgaaaaaggaaaagaagagccgcaagaaggacaaggagaacgGCTCGGGTAGTGGGGAAGCAGGGAACCGCGATGACATTGATGCACCTGATGCAGTG gatggggatgatgatgacgagGACTGGGCAGAGGAGACCACTGAGGAGGCCCAGCGCCGGCGCATGGAGGAGATCAGCGAGCACGCAAAGAACCTCACCCTCAGCGAGGACCTGGAGAAGACCTTGGAGGAGAGGGTGAACATATTCTACAACTTCGTCAAG caaaagaaagaggagggggcgATTGACTCTGCCGACAAGGAGATCCTGGCCGAGGCGGAGCGGCTGGACGTGAAGGCCATGGGCCCCCTGATCCTCAGCGAGCTGCTCTTCGATGAGAACATCCGCGACCAGATCAAGAAGTACAAGCGCCACTTCCTCCGC TTCTGCCACAACAACAAGAAGGCCCAGAAGTACCTCTTGGGAGGCTTTGAGTGTCTGGTGAAGCTGTTTCAGACGCAGTTGCTCCCTCGAGTTCCCGTCATCCTCAAGGACCTGTACGATGCTGACCTGCTTGAGGAGGACGTCATACTTGCCTGGGCCGAGAAG GTCTCCAAGAAGTACGTCTCCAAGGAGCTGGCGAAGGAGATCCACGGCAAGGCGGAACCTTTCATCAAGTGGCTGAAGGAGGccgaggaggagagtgagggcagcgaggaagaggaggaggaagatgaggacaACGTGGAG GTTGTGTATTCCTCTTCTGCTCGAGAATTAAAAATGGAGACTGTGACACCAGTGAAGGCTGacaaagaagaggaggacattGACATTGATGCCAtttaa
- the enpp5 gene encoding ectonucleotide pyrophosphatase/phosphodiesterase family member 5 produces the protein MLKRLLRSWSTLGCLLALTLPPNSRQEEHGKLLLVSFDGFRWDYINRVPTPNFDAVMKEGVQVERVVNTFITKTLPNHYTLVTGLHAESHGVVANEMFDMHLNRSFSMEGQSAYEPRWWEEAVPLWVTNQRAGGRSGAAMWPGSDVEIRGVYPTHYVPYNASVPFQSRVEKLLSWFSGPEPIDFGVLYWEEPDESGHNLGPESPLLDVVIADIDDKLGFLREELKRAGLYDDINLIVTSDHGMTQLSSEKIIELDSYVSRDLYTWVDKSPVVGIIPKEGSFDEVYTSLLNANPNLYVYKREDIPDHYHYRHNDRIMPILLEAREGWTIVQNKTRKFMLGNHGYNNTLASMHPVFVARGPAFRSGYVKSTMHSVDLYPLMCHILGVPPLPNNGSLASVQDLLEEALTETPSPPPTPRPLVPSRPKDPSHAWVVGLLLGTTLVVFFLFIFVKQVTLKQLPTLPLSNREISQPLLYEELRL, from the exons ATGCTGAAACGTCTGTTAAGAAGTTGGAGCACACTTGGCTGTCTTTTAGCCCTGACTCTGCCACCTAACTCCAGGCAAGAGGAACACGGCAAGCTCCTGCTAGTCTCTTTCGATGGCTTCCGCTGGGACTACATCAACCGCGTGCCAACACCCAACTTTGACGCCGTGATGAAGGAAGGCGTCCAGGTGGAGAGGGTGGTGAACACCTTCATCACCAAGACGCTGCCCAACCACTACACGTTGGTGACGGGCCTTCACGCCGAGAGCCATGGCGTGGTGGCCAACGAGATGTTCGACATGCACCTCAACCGCTCTTTCTCCATGGAGGGCCAGAGTGCCTACGAGCCGCGTTGGTGGGAGGAGGCGGTGCCGCTCTGGGTGACCAACCAGAGGGCTGGTGGGCGGAGTGGGGCCGCCATGTGGCCTGGCTCGGACGTGGAGATCCGCGGGGTCTACCCGACGCACTATGTGCCTTACAACGCGTCTGTGCCGTTCCAGAGCCGTGTGGAGAAGCTCCTCAGCTGGTTCTCAGGTCCCGAACCCATCGACTTCGGGGTGCTCTACTGGGAGGAGCCAGACGAGAGTGGCCACAACCTGGGGCCCGAGAGCCCCCTCCTGGATGTCGTGATCGCCGACATCGATGACAAGCTGGGCTTCCTGCGCGAGGAGCTGAAACGGGCTGGGCTGTACGACGATATCAACCTGATAGTGACTAGCGACCACGGCATGACCCAGTTGTCGTCGGAGAAGATCATCGAGTTGGACAGCTATGTCAGCCGTGACCTGTATACATGGGTCGACAAGAGCCCGGTGGTTGGCATTATCCCCAAGGAAG GTAGTTTTGATGAGGTCTACACTTCCCTCCTGAATGCCAATCCAAACTTATATGTTTACAAGAGGGAAGACATTCCTGATCActaccattacagacacaatGACCGGATAATGCCCATTCTTCTGGAAGCCCGAGAAGGATGGACCATTGTGCAGAACAAGACTAGAAAATTCATGC TGGGAAACCATGGTTACAACAATACGCTGGCAAGTATGCATCCCGTGTTCGTCGCCCGCGGACCTGCCTTCCGAAGCGGCTACGTCAAGAGCACTATGCACTCTGTTGACCTTTACCCCCTCATGTGCCATATCCTGGGGGTGCCCCCCTTGCCCAACAATGGGTCCCTGGCCAGTGTTCAGGATCTCCTGGAAGAGGCACTCACAGAGACtcccagtcccccccccacGCCCAGGCCCTTGGTACCGTCTCGGCCCAAGGATCCGTCACATGCCTGGGTCGTGGGCCTCCTCCTAGGCACCACGTTGGTGgtgttcttcctcttcatcttcgtCAAGCAGGTGACGCTGAAGCAGTTgcccaccctccctctcagcAACCGGGAGATTTCACAACCCTTGCTCTACGAGGAGCTGCGACTCTAA